A portion of the Micromonospora vinacea genome contains these proteins:
- a CDS encoding helix-turn-helix domain-containing protein, translating to MLLDQLRTPDGFWAREDVRTAVRVRDIGTLFRLLARHTGASQTRIGAVVGLEQGYVSRVIAGRKVTSIDVLERIADGCGMPDETRMSLGLAPRRQARRPTPGSPRGDVPNDRSWREDIRAATQLWEGDVNRRDILRQTMFSSAGYTLPALRWFTAPTTQPVTQKGHRSVGQPDIDTIREMTSTYRRLDNQHGGGHSRETLARYLNHEVTPLLTKGHYDPETGRKLLAAVAELTQLAGWQAYDTAEHGIAQRYLTHALNLARAADDAGLGAEILAAMSHQATYLGHNATGVDLARAARRTAQRAGLAVLTAEALVMEAHAHAAARDERACTTALHQAEQTLDRADRSSDPQWLGYFDEAYLSAKFGHCFHALGHHQQAERFTVRSLQMDERYVRGKAFNLTLLASIHAHRGEPDRASAIGTNALTLTSQLRSARAVRYLRDLQADLTVHRRRPAVRHFINRVDVTLGQRR from the coding sequence GTGTTGCTCGACCAGCTTCGGACTCCGGACGGCTTCTGGGCGCGGGAGGACGTCAGGACCGCTGTACGTGTCCGCGACATCGGGACTCTGTTTCGGCTGCTTGCCCGGCACACGGGGGCGAGTCAGACGCGTATCGGGGCGGTGGTCGGCCTGGAACAGGGCTACGTCAGCCGGGTGATCGCCGGCCGGAAGGTGACCTCCATCGACGTGCTGGAGCGGATCGCCGACGGCTGCGGCATGCCCGACGAGACCCGGATGTCGCTCGGCCTTGCACCGCGCCGTCAAGCACGTCGCCCCACCCCAGGCAGCCCGCGGGGTGATGTGCCAAACGACCGATCCTGGCGCGAGGACATCCGCGCCGCCACGCAGCTGTGGGAAGGCGACGTGAACCGCCGAGACATCCTCCGTCAGACAATGTTCAGCTCCGCTGGCTACACCCTGCCCGCGCTGCGCTGGTTCACCGCCCCCACCACACAACCCGTCACACAGAAAGGTCACCGATCAGTCGGTCAGCCCGACATCGACACCATCCGCGAGATGACCTCCACCTACCGGCGACTCGACAACCAGCACGGTGGCGGCCACTCCCGCGAAACCCTCGCCCGTTACCTCAACCACGAGGTCACGCCCCTGCTGACCAAGGGCCACTACGATCCGGAGACCGGCCGAAAGCTACTCGCAGCCGTCGCCGAGCTGACTCAGCTCGCCGGCTGGCAGGCATACGACACGGCCGAACACGGCATCGCCCAGCGCTATCTCACCCACGCCCTCAACCTCGCCCGAGCGGCCGACGATGCTGGGCTCGGCGCCGAAATCCTCGCCGCGATGAGCCACCAAGCCACCTACCTCGGTCACAATGCGACCGGCGTCGATCTCGCCCGCGCCGCCCGGCGTACGGCACAACGCGCCGGCCTCGCGGTGCTGACCGCCGAGGCGCTGGTCATGGAAGCCCATGCCCACGCCGCCGCGCGCGACGAACGCGCCTGCACCACTGCACTGCACCAGGCAGAACAGACTCTCGACCGGGCCGACCGCAGCAGCGACCCGCAATGGCTCGGCTACTTCGACGAGGCATACCTGTCAGCCAAGTTCGGCCACTGCTTCCATGCCCTCGGCCACCACCAGCAGGCCGAACGCTTCACCGTCCGCTCACTGCAAATGGACGAACGCTACGTACGCGGGAAGGCCTTCAACCTCACCCTCCTCGCCTCCATTCACGCCCACCGCGGCGAGCCCGATCGCGCCAGCGCCATCGGGACCAATGCGCTCACGCTGACCTCTCAACTGCGGTCGGCCCGAGCCGTCCGATACCTACGCGACCTGCAAGCCGACCTCACAGTGCACCGCCGCCGGCCAGCCGTCAGACACTTCATCAACCGCGTCGACGTGACCCTCGGTCAACGCCGCTGA
- a CDS encoding NUDIX hydrolase: protein MTEEQVTESTRWTIHGERVVDGSRRARLSIADVELPDGVRFEQYVIRAPRSAMVAVLDEQERLLLMRRHRFVFDRWVWELPGGYVDDGERPAICAVREVEEETGWRPGAVEPMLSFQPWVATADAENLLFLARDAVHIGSPVDVNEAERVAWMPLAEARDLVSRGEIVGSGTVIAVLELVARKARGEL, encoded by the coding sequence GTGACGGAGGAGCAGGTTACCGAGTCGACGCGGTGGACGATTCACGGTGAGCGGGTGGTGGATGGCAGCCGGCGGGCGCGGTTGAGCATCGCCGACGTCGAACTGCCGGATGGGGTCCGTTTCGAGCAGTACGTGATCCGGGCACCCCGGTCTGCCATGGTCGCGGTGCTTGACGAGCAGGAGCGCCTGCTGCTGATGCGGCGGCACCGGTTCGTGTTCGACCGGTGGGTGTGGGAGCTGCCTGGGGGTTACGTCGACGACGGTGAGCGGCCGGCGATATGTGCGGTCCGGGAGGTCGAGGAGGAGACCGGATGGCGTCCTGGTGCCGTGGAGCCGATGCTGTCGTTCCAGCCGTGGGTGGCGACCGCGGACGCGGAGAATCTGTTGTTCCTTGCGCGCGACGCGGTACATATTGGTTCGCCGGTGGACGTCAACGAGGCCGAGCGGGTGGCCTGGATGCCGTTGGCGGAAGCGCGGGATCTCGTGTCCCGGGGTGAGATCGTGGGATCTGGCACGGTGATCGCGGTGTTGGAGCTGGTAGCGCGCAAAGCCCGAGGTGAGCTGTAG
- a CDS encoding Smr/MutS family protein yields MKLKLDLHEIFNKGQDIDRALRGIMDEAVAKKATLVEIIPGKGSGQLKKRVLRFLDQKDVKQLYHRVEKDSKNFGRLFVHFRWK; encoded by the coding sequence ATGAAGCTCAAGCTGGACCTGCACGAGATCTTCAACAAGGGCCAGGACATCGACCGGGCGTTGCGCGGGATCATGGACGAGGCGGTGGCGAAGAAGGCCACCCTCGTCGAGATCATCCCCGGCAAGGGGTCCGGCCAGCTCAAGAAGCGTGTGCTGCGGTTCCTCGACCAGAAGGACGTCAAGCAGCTCTACCACCGGGTGGAGAAGGATTCGAAGAACTTCGGCCGCCTCTTCGTCCACTTCCGCTGGAAGTAA
- a CDS encoding tetratricopeptide repeat protein, translating into MDLLADYRRATMFFETGDPSGAARLLEPIIDAEPGNAAVRQLLARAYFQSAQLNRAEEHLRELVERDPSDHYAHHVLGRTLERLNRHTDALRHLRIAAAMYAANDDYRAALERVETRLGGRR; encoded by the coding sequence ATGGATCTTCTGGCGGACTACCGGCGGGCGACCATGTTCTTCGAAACCGGTGACCCCAGCGGGGCAGCCCGACTGCTGGAGCCGATCATCGACGCCGAACCCGGCAACGCGGCGGTACGGCAGTTGCTGGCCCGGGCGTACTTCCAGTCGGCCCAGCTCAACCGGGCCGAGGAGCATCTGCGCGAGCTGGTCGAACGGGACCCGAGCGACCACTACGCGCACCACGTGCTCGGTCGGACGCTTGAGCGGCTGAACCGGCACACCGACGCGCTGCGGCACCTGCGGATCGCCGCAGCGATGTACGCGGCCAACGACGACTACCGGGCCGCGCTGGAACGGGTGGAGACCCGCCTCGGCGGCCGGCGCTGA
- a CDS encoding ROK family protein, with the protein MVTTLAIDCGGGGIKASVLDEAGTMRARPLRVPTPYPLPPALFVRTLVDLGGRLPTADRLTVGVPGMIRHGVVVSTPHYVTRSGPRSRVDPDLQAEWSGWDARGALADAFGVPALVLNDAEVHGAGVVAGTGCELVLTLGTGLGSALFDGGVLAPHLELSHAPVRWGTTYDTYVGEPERRRLGDAFWSRRIRQVVDGLRPVFRWDRLYLGGGNSRLIRPEQLARMGDDVVVVPNTAGIVGGVRAWELSVGRRDART; encoded by the coding sequence GTGGTGACCACACTGGCGATCGACTGTGGCGGCGGGGGCATCAAGGCGTCCGTGCTCGACGAGGCGGGAACGATGCGGGCCCGGCCGTTGCGAGTGCCGACCCCGTACCCGTTGCCGCCTGCGCTGTTTGTCCGGACCCTGGTGGATCTGGGCGGTCGCCTGCCGACGGCGGACCGGCTCACGGTCGGCGTACCCGGGATGATCCGGCACGGTGTGGTGGTGAGCACGCCGCACTACGTGACCCGCAGCGGCCCCCGCAGCCGGGTCGACCCGGACCTGCAAGCCGAGTGGTCCGGCTGGGACGCGCGCGGCGCGCTGGCCGACGCGTTCGGGGTGCCGGCGCTGGTGCTCAACGACGCCGAGGTGCACGGCGCCGGAGTGGTCGCCGGCACCGGCTGCGAGCTGGTGCTGACCCTGGGGACGGGGCTGGGCAGCGCGCTCTTCGACGGCGGAGTGCTCGCACCGCACCTGGAGCTGTCGCACGCGCCGGTGCGCTGGGGCACCACCTACGACACGTACGTCGGCGAGCCGGAACGGCGGCGGCTCGGCGACGCCTTCTGGTCCCGTCGGATCCGGCAGGTGGTGGACGGGCTCCGCCCGGTGTTCCGCTGGGACCGGCTCTACCTGGGCGGGGGCAACTCCCGACTGATCCGGCCCGAGCAGCTGGCCCGGATGGGCGACGACGTGGTGGTGGTGCCGAACACCGCCGGAATCGTCGGTGGCGTCCGTGCCTGGGAACTCTCCGTCGGACGCCGGGACGCCCGCACCTGA